One window of Novosphingobium sp. 9U genomic DNA carries:
- a CDS encoding GNAT family N-acetyltransferase, translated as MSEAAIIPLDNVDPALVEELLDRAFEPARHQRTAYKVREGMDWLPALSFAALDAREMLVGTIQCWPVALNAEDGRAHPMIMVGPVAVLPEQQGSGFGKALVTASLAGIDARAPLPQVMIGDAEYYGRFWGFSNERTGGWTLPGPFDQSRLLVRCDNPAVLPERGTLGPWLR; from the coding sequence ATGTCCGAAGCCGCTATCATCCCGCTCGACAACGTCGATCCCGCCCTCGTCGAGGAGCTGCTCGACCGTGCGTTCGAGCCCGCGCGCCATCAGCGTACTGCCTACAAGGTGCGCGAGGGCATGGATTGGCTCCCGGCGCTCAGCTTCGCCGCGCTGGATGCGCGTGAGATGCTGGTCGGCACGATCCAGTGCTGGCCCGTGGCGCTGAATGCCGAGGACGGTCGCGCGCATCCGATGATCATGGTCGGCCCGGTCGCGGTGCTGCCCGAGCAGCAAGGCAGCGGCTTCGGCAAGGCGCTGGTCACCGCCAGCCTCGCCGGCATCGACGCCCGCGCACCCTTGCCCCAGGTGATGATCGGCGATGCGGAATACTACGGCCGCTTCTGGGGCTTTTCGAACGAGCGGACAGGTGGCTGGACCTTGCCCGGTCCGTTTGACCAGAGCCGCCTGTTGGTGCGATGCGACAATCCCGCGGTACTGCCGGAACGAGGTACGCTGGGTCCGTGGTTGCGATGA
- a CDS encoding PQQ-dependent sugar dehydrogenase, with protein MTDMHGTGRYLALVSPLVIGLASCGASSSGEKAVSAPADGFRTEVMGQFDEPWAMDFDDGTGILLVTERKGALKFRITDGKIGAVSGIPKVAYAGQGGLGDVVFAPGQHRPGTSLDGRTIYLSWAEAGSGATRGAVAGRGTLACATPLACSLQDLKVIWRQTPKVEGNGHYSHRIAFSPDGRYMFVSSGERQKFTPAQDLSVNLGKVLRLNLDGTPATGNPFGAKGSPSNQIWSYGHRNVLGLAFDAQGRLWDLEHGPKGGDELNLVKPGQNYGWPLVSDGDNYDGTPIPRNKTRPDLAQPAISWNPVIAPGDFIFYSGTVFPSWRGQALIGGMKPNVLVRVAIDGESAREVARTPVEHRIREIEQGPDGAVWLLEDGQESGAGRLLKLTPQ; from the coding sequence ATGACCGACATGCACGGCACTGGCCGCTATCTCGCCCTAGTATCGCCCCTCGTGATCGGCCTCGCAAGCTGTGGCGCTTCGTCCTCGGGGGAAAAGGCGGTGTCTGCTCCTGCGGATGGGTTCAGGACCGAGGTCATGGGGCAGTTCGACGAGCCATGGGCGATGGACTTCGATGACGGCACCGGCATCCTGCTCGTCACCGAACGCAAGGGCGCGCTCAAGTTCCGCATTACGGACGGCAAGATCGGCGCGGTCAGCGGCATCCCGAAGGTCGCATACGCCGGACAGGGCGGCCTGGGTGATGTGGTGTTCGCGCCCGGCCAGCACCGGCCCGGCACCTCGCTCGATGGCCGCACGATCTATCTCAGCTGGGCGGAGGCTGGCTCCGGCGCCACGCGCGGCGCGGTGGCCGGTCGCGGCACGCTGGCTTGCGCGACGCCCCTTGCCTGTTCGCTGCAGGATCTCAAGGTCATCTGGCGGCAAACGCCCAAGGTGGAAGGCAACGGCCACTACTCGCACCGCATCGCGTTTTCGCCCGATGGACGGTACATGTTCGTCTCCTCGGGTGAGCGGCAGAAGTTCACGCCTGCGCAGGATCTCTCGGTCAATCTGGGCAAGGTGCTGCGCCTCAACCTCGATGGGACGCCGGCGACCGGCAACCCCTTTGGCGCCAAGGGATCGCCCTCCAACCAGATCTGGAGCTACGGCCACCGCAACGTGCTTGGCCTGGCGTTCGATGCGCAGGGGCGTCTCTGGGATCTGGAGCATGGGCCCAAGGGCGGCGACGAGCTGAACCTGGTCAAGCCGGGGCAGAACTATGGCTGGCCGCTGGTTTCGGACGGCGACAATTACGACGGCACGCCGATCCCGCGCAACAAGACCCGGCCTGACCTTGCGCAGCCCGCGATCAGTTGGAATCCGGTGATCGCGCCGGGCGATTTCATCTTCTACTCAGGGACGGTGTTCCCCAGCTGGCGCGGACAGGCGCTGATCGGCGGCATGAAGCCCAACGTGCTGGTGCGCGTCGCCATCGATGGCGAGAGCGCTCGCGAGGTGGCCCGCACCCCCGTCGAGCACCGCATCCGCGAGATCGAGCAAGGTCCCGATGGCGCGGTGTGGCTGCTGGAGGATGGCCAGGAGTCCGGAGCCGGGCGCCTGCTGAAGCTGACGCCGCAATAA
- a CDS encoding ribonuclease HII, which yields MIGVDEAGRGPLAGPVVAAAVVLCKPRPAGLDDSKKLTRDRRAVLEASIKRRCRWAVGVVEVDQIDELNIFGATMLAMTLAVQGLCEQLGTTPREVLIDGNLTPAGRRPEWCWQARPIVGGDGIEPCISAASIIAKEHRDRLMRELAEAHPHYGWERNAGYGTPEHLTALRRHGPTPHHRRSFAPVSQLSLELETLS from the coding sequence GTGATCGGCGTCGATGAAGCAGGGCGTGGACCGCTGGCCGGACCAGTGGTCGCAGCCGCCGTCGTGCTGTGCAAGCCGCGCCCTGCGGGGCTCGATGATTCCAAGAAGCTCACGCGCGATCGCCGCGCCGTGCTGGAGGCGAGCATCAAGCGCCGCTGCCGTTGGGCGGTGGGTGTGGTCGAAGTGGACCAGATCGACGAACTGAACATCTTTGGCGCGACCATGCTGGCGATGACGCTGGCGGTGCAGGGCTTGTGCGAGCAACTCGGCACCACGCCGCGCGAGGTGCTGATCGACGGCAACCTGACGCCTGCCGGCCGCCGTCCCGAGTGGTGCTGGCAGGCACGCCCGATCGTCGGTGGTGATGGAATCGAGCCGTGTATCTCGGCCGCCTCCATCATCGCCAAGGAGCACCGCGACCGCCTGATGCGCGAGCTTGCAGAGGCGCATCCGCACTATGGCTGGGAGCGCAACGCCGGCTACGGAACGCCCGAGCATCTCACCGCGCTGCGCCGCCACGGCCCCACACCCCACCATCGCCGCAGCTTCGCGCCGGTGTCGCAGCTGAGCCTGGAACTGGAGACATTGTCATGA
- a CDS encoding oxidoreductase, whose protein sequence is MSGFTAKDVPSQRGKCVVVTGANTGIGFAAAHVLAERGARVLLACRDRDKAQNAMARIRNAVPSADLAFVPLDQADLGSVRDAAEIIGWEPRVDVLLNNAGVMFPPLQRTVQGHELQFGVNHLGTFALTGLLLGKLAQTPGSRVVVTSSLAHGGGKIDWDDIDAYRSYSRTQRYSDSKLMNLLFAFELDRRLRAAGSPLKAIACHPGIAATELVRHLPAIARLSWPVMTMVLNSAEQGAWPALQAATASGVQGGEYYGPQRLRGAAGPSGLARCKDKARDTIAAERLWNLSVELTGVDPLSGK, encoded by the coding sequence ATGAGCGGCTTCACGGCGAAGGACGTCCCCAGCCAGCGCGGCAAGTGCGTGGTGGTGACCGGTGCGAACACCGGCATCGGCTTTGCCGCCGCGCACGTCCTGGCAGAGCGCGGCGCACGCGTGCTGCTCGCCTGCCGTGACCGGGACAAGGCGCAGAACGCCATGGCGCGCATCCGCAATGCAGTACCCAGCGCCGACCTCGCCTTCGTGCCGCTCGATCAGGCGGACCTTGGCAGCGTGCGCGATGCGGCAGAGATCATCGGCTGGGAGCCGCGCGTCGACGTGCTCCTCAACAACGCGGGCGTCATGTTCCCGCCGCTCCAGCGCACGGTGCAAGGACATGAGCTGCAGTTCGGGGTGAACCATCTGGGCACCTTCGCCCTGACCGGGCTGTTGCTCGGCAAGCTGGCGCAGACGCCCGGCAGCCGGGTCGTGGTAACCTCCAGTTTGGCGCATGGCGGCGGCAAGATCGACTGGGACGACATCGACGCGTACCGCTCCTACAGCCGCACTCAGCGCTATTCAGATAGCAAGCTGATGAACCTGCTGTTCGCCTTCGAGCTCGATCGGCGGTTGCGCGCGGCGGGCTCTCCGCTCAAGGCGATCGCCTGCCATCCGGGCATCGCCGCGACCGAGCTGGTGCGGCACTTGCCGGCGATCGCACGCCTGAGCTGGCCGGTGATGACCATGGTCCTCAACTCGGCCGAGCAGGGGGCCTGGCCGGCTTTGCAAGCGGCCACGGCGTCCGGAGTCCAGGGCGGAGAGTACTATGGTCCGCAGCGGCTGCGCGGGGCGGCGGGTCCCTCCGGCCTTGCACGATGCAAGGACAAGGCACGCGACACCATTGCAGCGGAGCGGTTGTGGAACTTGTCGGTCGAGCTGACCGGGGTGGATCCGCTCAGCGGCAAATAA
- a CDS encoding site-specific DNA-methyltransferase, with translation MGQVLTRERIRAKAPAPIPRELLPLGQILDGDCIEAMRSLPDACVDMVFADPPYNLQLGGDLARPDGSHVDAVTQAWDKFDSFAAYDRFTREWLMEARRVLKPNGSLWVIGSYHNIFRVGAMLQDIGFWILNDIVWRKANPMPNFKGTRFTNAHETLIWASMGEKAKYTFNYRAMKTLNDELQMRSDWVLPICGGPERLRKDGHKVHPTQKPEALLYRVMLATTEKGDVVLDPFFGTGTSGAVAKRLGREWIGCEREGTYREAALERIEMALPLDESALKTMQSKRTAPKVAFGTLIETGWIAPGTVLTDRTGRYSATVRADGSLVSGTQGGSIHGLGSALQGAPSCNGWTFWHLQHEGELKPIDAIRQLYILATEP, from the coding sequence ATGGGACAGGTTCTGACAAGGGAGCGCATTCGGGCAAAAGCGCCCGCGCCGATCCCGCGCGAACTGCTGCCGCTAGGCCAAATCCTGGACGGCGACTGCATCGAAGCAATGCGCTCACTGCCCGATGCCTGCGTCGACATGGTCTTCGCCGACCCGCCCTACAACCTGCAGCTCGGCGGCGATCTGGCGCGGCCCGACGGCAGCCATGTCGATGCGGTGACGCAGGCCTGGGACAAGTTCGACAGCTTTGCCGCCTACGACCGCTTCACGCGCGAGTGGCTGATGGAGGCGCGCCGCGTGCTGAAGCCGAACGGCTCGCTGTGGGTGATCGGATCGTACCACAACATCTTCCGCGTCGGCGCAATGCTGCAGGACATCGGCTTCTGGATCCTGAACGACATCGTCTGGCGCAAGGCCAACCCGATGCCCAACTTCAAGGGCACGCGCTTCACCAACGCGCACGAGACGCTGATCTGGGCTTCGATGGGCGAGAAGGCGAAGTACACCTTCAACTATCGTGCGATGAAGACGCTGAATGACGAGCTGCAGATGCGCTCGGACTGGGTGCTGCCGATCTGCGGCGGGCCTGAGCGGCTGCGCAAGGACGGGCACAAGGTGCATCCGACGCAGAAGCCCGAGGCGTTACTCTACCGCGTGATGCTGGCGACGACCGAGAAGGGCGACGTGGTGCTCGATCCGTTCTTCGGCACCGGCACCAGTGGCGCGGTCGCCAAGCGCCTGGGGCGCGAATGGATCGGCTGCGAGCGTGAGGGCACCTACCGCGAAGCCGCGCTGGAACGTATCGAGATGGCGCTGCCTCTGGACGAGAGCGCGCTCAAGACGATGCAGAGCAAGCGCACCGCGCCGAAGGTCGCCTTCGGCACGCTGATCGAGACGGGCTGGATCGCGCCCGGCACGGTGCTGACCGACCGCACGGGCCGGTACTCGGCAACGGTGCGCGCCGATGGCTCGCTGGTGAGCGGCACGCAAGGTGGGTCGATCCACGGCCTGGGCTCGGCGCTGCAGGGCGCGCCATCGTGCAATGGCTGGACCTTCTGGCACTTGCAGCATGAGGGCGAGTTGAAGCCGATCGACGCGATCCGGCAGCTCTACATCCTGGCGACGGAGCCTTGA
- the folP gene encoding dihydropteroate synthase, whose protein sequence is MRRLYIRPIAFAESPQSEHGEAVRLGGSLVWASRFALIVRENGCVISHERVSASDLVSALAALPDDLAEQGEAQYAAFRKVHAPLALGARTVRLDQPQVLGILNVTPDSFSDGGQFLDSPEASGEHAAAMLEAGAAIIDVGGESTRPGAAAVWEGDEIKRVVPAVERLAAMGAAISVDTRRPAVMEAALAAGAHMINDVSALRHDPRSLEFAARSGAPVVLMHAPGEGEDLHGGGDYADVVLDVFDWLEAQRDAALAAGIARDRIILDPGIGFGKSIAGNLALMNALPLFHALGQPVLVGASRKRMIGALSNEAAAHQRLGGSLTLALRALDAGVHLLRVHDVFETVQAIRVWRGLRDAALTDFAQLP, encoded by the coding sequence TTGCGCCGTTTGTACATCCGTCCGATCGCATTCGCCGAGAGCCCGCAGAGCGAGCATGGCGAAGCGGTGCGTCTGGGCGGGTCGCTCGTCTGGGCGAGCCGCTTCGCACTGATCGTGCGCGAGAATGGCTGTGTCATATCGCACGAGCGGGTCTCGGCGAGCGACTTGGTCTCCGCGCTCGCCGCCTTGCCAGACGACTTGGCCGAGCAAGGCGAGGCGCAATACGCAGCTTTCCGCAAGGTCCATGCGCCGCTAGCGCTGGGAGCGCGGACGGTGCGGCTCGACCAGCCACAAGTGCTCGGCATCCTCAATGTCACGCCGGACAGCTTCTCCGATGGCGGGCAGTTCCTCGACAGTCCCGAAGCATCGGGTGAGCACGCCGCCGCGATGCTGGAGGCTGGCGCCGCGATCATCGACGTCGGCGGGGAATCCACTCGTCCGGGCGCCGCCGCGGTCTGGGAAGGCGACGAGATCAAGCGCGTCGTTCCCGCCGTCGAGCGGCTTGCCGCCATGGGCGCCGCGATCAGCGTCGACACGCGACGTCCTGCCGTGATGGAAGCAGCGCTGGCGGCCGGTGCGCACATGATCAACGACGTTTCGGCCCTGCGCCACGATCCGCGCAGCCTGGAGTTCGCCGCGCGGTCCGGCGCACCGGTCGTGCTGATGCATGCGCCGGGTGAGGGCGAAGACTTGCACGGTGGAGGCGACTACGCCGATGTCGTGCTCGACGTGTTCGATTGGCTTGAGGCGCAGCGCGACGCCGCTCTGGCTGCCGGCATCGCGCGCGATCGCATCATCCTCGATCCCGGCATCGGGTTCGGCAAGTCGATTGCCGGCAACCTCGCGCTGATGAACGCGCTGCCGCTGTTCCATGCCCTAGGCCAACCCGTGCTGGTCGGCGCGAGCCGCAAGCGGATGATCGGCGCTCTCTCCAACGAAGCGGCGGCGCATCAGCGACTGGGCGGGTCGCTGACCCTGGCGCTCAGGGCGCTCGATGCCGGAGTGCACCTGTTGCGCGTCCATGACGTGTTCGAGACGGTGCAGGCCATCCGGGTTTGGCGTGGCCTGCGCGATGCAGCCCTGACGGACTTCGCCCAGCTACCCTGA
- a CDS encoding SDR family NAD(P)-dependent oxidoreductase — translation MRNLAGFAGRTALVTGAASGIGAAVALALDAAGIERLLLVDQDADGMERLTLSCTVERWAGDVADEALWNSIEAKLGTIDHAVLNAGVADGAPIVGLSHAEWRRILSANLDGMFLSLRSALRAMTADGQARGRSAVLTSSVAGVKPVAGTAAYGASKAAVAHLARIAAAEHAKDGIRINAVAPGRVDTPIWTRNAHFAQMVEELGSRQAALDVLAAETTPLGRFATAEEMAGQILFLLSDAAWNVTGTVLVSDGGYSL, via the coding sequence ATGAGGAATCTCGCCGGCTTTGCCGGCCGCACGGCACTGGTGACCGGCGCGGCTTCTGGGATCGGGGCGGCCGTCGCCCTAGCGCTCGACGCGGCGGGCATCGAACGGCTCCTCCTCGTCGACCAGGACGCTGACGGTATGGAGCGACTGACGCTCTCTTGCACCGTCGAGCGCTGGGCCGGCGATGTCGCAGACGAAGCGCTTTGGAACAGCATCGAGGCCAAGCTCGGCACGATCGACCACGCCGTGCTTAATGCCGGTGTCGCGGACGGCGCACCGATCGTGGGGCTTTCGCATGCCGAGTGGCGCCGCATCCTCTCGGCCAATCTCGACGGCATGTTCCTAAGCCTGCGCTCCGCCCTGCGCGCCATGACGGCAGATGGGCAGGCGCGAGGCCGCAGTGCGGTGCTGACCAGCTCGGTTGCGGGCGTGAAGCCGGTTGCAGGCACGGCTGCTTACGGCGCGAGCAAGGCGGCGGTGGCGCATCTCGCCCGCATCGCCGCGGCCGAGCATGCCAAGGACGGCATCCGCATCAACGCCGTCGCGCCCGGCCGAGTCGACACTCCGATCTGGACGCGCAACGCACATTTCGCGCAGATGGTGGAGGAACTCGGCAGCCGGCAGGCGGCACTGGACGTGTTGGCGGCGGAGACCACGCCGCTCGGTCGCTTTGCAACGGCCGAGGAGATGGCGGGGCAGATCCTGTTCCTGCTGTCCGATGCGGCGTGGAACGTGACCGGCACGGTGCTGGTCAGCGATGGCGGATACAGCCTGTGA
- a CDS encoding nuclear transport factor 2 family protein translates to MDMVERLAAIEAIRQVKSRYFRGVDSGDGALVRSILAEDCVLDYMGCCTDPVTGIDHMPAMNIVMRGRESWPIREPVGVQVVSVHQGHDPDITIEDTQHASAIWSFTDRFFIPPGGAFERLTGWGRYHETYSNTGTGWLLQTTRIERLRVEVA, encoded by the coding sequence ATGGACATGGTGGAGCGGCTGGCGGCGATCGAGGCGATCCGGCAGGTGAAGTCTCGCTATTTTCGCGGCGTGGACAGCGGTGACGGAGCGCTGGTCCGCTCCATCCTCGCCGAAGATTGTGTGCTCGACTACATGGGCTGCTGCACCGACCCGGTGACGGGCATCGACCACATGCCGGCGATGAACATCGTGATGCGTGGGCGCGAAAGCTGGCCCATTCGCGAGCCGGTCGGCGTGCAGGTCGTCTCCGTGCACCAGGGGCACGACCCCGACATCACCATCGAGGATACGCAGCATGCCAGCGCGATCTGGTCGTTCACGGACCGCTTCTTCATTCCGCCCGGTGGTGCGTTCGAGCGGTTGACGGGCTGGGGTCGCTACCACGAGACCTATTCGAACACCGGTACGGGCTGGCTGCTGCAGACTACCCGCATCGAACGGCTGCGGGTCGAAGTTGCATGA